A stretch of Bradyrhizobium diazoefficiens DNA encodes these proteins:
- the prmC gene encoding peptide chain release factor N(5)-glutamine methyltransferase, producing MATNSDSGHNIESARRALAARLQSAGVEQPALDARLLVGAALGLDLTGMITQAARYLAPEEAVRLEGYAQRRLAHEPVARILGVGEFWGLPFRLSEATLVPRPDTETVVELTLEIFREHTIAGRRPRIADIGTGSGAILLALLHEIPDAYGVGTDLSLSALGTAKGNAAALGLADRAAFVACSYAAALSGLFDLIVSNPPYIPSAEIPKLDIEVRVHDPHLALDGGNDGYDAYRALIPQAAGLLAPGGALVVEAGQGQARNIETLMTAAGLSLDRPPKADLGGIPRAVSARKMPP from the coding sequence TTGGCGACAAATTCAGATTCCGGACACAATATCGAGAGCGCGCGACGCGCCCTTGCGGCGCGGCTGCAGTCGGCCGGCGTCGAGCAGCCTGCCCTCGATGCGCGCCTGCTCGTCGGCGCCGCACTGGGGCTCGATCTGACGGGCATGATCACGCAGGCGGCGCGATACCTCGCCCCTGAAGAGGCTGTGCGGCTCGAAGGATATGCCCAGCGCCGGCTTGCGCATGAGCCGGTGGCCCGCATTCTCGGCGTGGGGGAATTCTGGGGCTTGCCGTTTCGATTGTCCGAGGCGACGCTGGTGCCGCGGCCGGACACCGAGACGGTGGTCGAACTGACGCTGGAGATTTTCCGCGAGCACACGATCGCGGGACGGCGTCCGCGCATCGCCGACATCGGCACCGGGTCGGGCGCGATCCTGCTCGCGTTGCTGCATGAAATTCCCGATGCATATGGCGTCGGCACCGATCTCAGCCTCAGCGCGCTCGGCACGGCAAAAGGCAATGCCGCGGCACTCGGTCTCGCCGACCGCGCGGCCTTTGTCGCCTGCTCCTATGCGGCGGCGCTCTCGGGCCTGTTCGATCTCATCGTGTCGAATCCTCCCTATATCCCCTCGGCTGAAATTCCAAAATTGGACATCGAAGTCCGCGTGCATGATCCGCACCTGGCGCTCGACGGCGGCAATGACGGTTACGACGCCTACCGCGCTTTGATCCCTCAGGCGGCCGGCCTGCTCGCCCCCGGCGGGGCGCTGGTCGTCGAGGCGGGACAGGGCCAGGCGCGGAATATCGAGACCCTGATGACGGCCGCCGGCCTGTCGCTGGACAGGCCGCCCAAAGCCGACCTGGGAGGAATTCCGCGGGCGGTTTCGGCCCGAAAAATGCCCCCATAA
- a CDS encoding ABC transporter ATP-binding protein produces the protein MSLIEVSGLNSYYGDSHILFDVAMHVEQHEVVALLGRNGAGKSTTLKSLMGVVTPRSGSVKFDGIDIAGRRSHKIAQAGMQLVHEERRIFGSLSVEENILLAGITAPKRWPLDRIYEMFPRLKERRNNRGTELSGGEQQMLAIARALVRDPKIVLLDEPFEGLAPVIVHDLVKACRDLAAAGQTIVLVEQNLAATLALATRIYIINNGHIVHEGPAQELKAQPELLQRYLGV, from the coding sequence ATGAGCCTGATCGAGGTCAGCGGCCTGAACAGCTATTACGGGGACTCCCACATCCTGTTCGACGTCGCCATGCATGTCGAGCAGCACGAAGTGGTCGCGCTGCTCGGCCGCAACGGCGCTGGCAAAAGCACGACTCTGAAGAGCCTGATGGGCGTGGTGACGCCGCGCAGCGGCAGCGTGAAGTTCGACGGCATTGATATCGCCGGACGCAGGAGCCACAAGATCGCACAAGCCGGAATGCAGCTCGTGCACGAGGAGCGGCGGATCTTCGGCAGCCTGTCGGTGGAGGAAAACATCCTCCTCGCCGGGATTACCGCGCCGAAGCGCTGGCCGCTCGATCGCATCTACGAGATGTTTCCACGGCTGAAGGAGCGGCGCAACAACCGCGGCACCGAGCTCTCCGGCGGCGAGCAGCAGATGCTCGCGATCGCGCGCGCGCTGGTGCGCGATCCCAAGATCGTCCTGCTGGACGAGCCGTTCGAGGGGCTTGCGCCCGTCATCGTCCACGACCTCGTCAAGGCCTGCCGCGATCTCGCGGCCGCCGGCCAGACCATCGTGCTTGTCGAGCAGAATTTGGCAGCAACGCTGGCGCTGGCGACGCGGATCTACATCATCAACAACGGCCACATCGTTCACGAGGGGCCTGCGCAGGAGCTCAAGGCCCAGCCGGAACTGCTGCAGCGCTATCTCGGCGTCTAG
- a CDS encoding ABC transporter permease subunit, with protein sequence MLKQRPFLIETLTAIGLIVAPFVLPHLGFAPNTVNRILVWGLFGLGFDILFGFTGLLSFGQSAFYGTGGFVAAYLLTRAGFSNVLGALVIGMIAAAATGYLIGLIALRRTGIYFAMITVAIAEVFFFVEFNPLSDFTGGENGLPGVPTPSFNLGFTALHFTDGWSLYQFIALCYFIGVLIALRIVRSPVGAILSAIRDNPLRATAVGHNIHGYKMTAFVIAAAYAGFAGGLLGVLQAFMPPDAFTFDTSGQLVMQTAIGGRGTLFGPLVGATVWLFLQDFLQSALGLGAAWKLVLGVVFVLLVCFLRGGIVGGLVDLYGLVFGKRTRKDEETEQEARIEAAQEAPPAPMQAKAVEHPAYSGPILKATGLTKRYGGLVANSDIDFSVNQGELRGIIGPNGAGKSTFFKMLTCEIAPTSGQIVFEGCDITGLKVTEVCQLGLTKSYQVNQLFTGLTVRQNLTIAALAELRGKFRLDLFRTLAGVKGLSEQVEHTLALVNLTRRADTPVSELAYGEKRRLEIGLALATSPRLLLLDEPLAGMSPRERVETVRLLKSIARGRTMIIIDHDMDSLFELVERVTVLQEGRVLVSGTPEEIKTNAAVQEAYLGGVHGEIAA encoded by the coding sequence ATGCTCAAGCAACGCCCGTTCCTGATCGAAACATTGACGGCCATCGGCCTGATCGTGGCTCCCTTCGTGCTGCCTCATCTCGGCTTTGCGCCGAACACGGTGAATCGGATCCTGGTCTGGGGCCTGTTCGGCCTCGGCTTCGACATCCTGTTCGGCTTCACCGGTCTGCTGTCGTTCGGCCAGTCCGCCTTCTACGGCACTGGCGGCTTCGTCGCCGCCTACCTCCTGACCCGTGCCGGCTTCAGCAACGTGCTGGGCGCGCTGGTCATCGGCATGATCGCGGCGGCTGCGACCGGCTATCTGATCGGCCTGATCGCGCTCCGCCGCACCGGCATCTACTTCGCGATGATCACGGTGGCGATCGCAGAAGTGTTCTTCTTCGTCGAGTTCAATCCGCTCTCCGACTTTACCGGCGGCGAGAACGGCCTGCCGGGCGTGCCGACGCCTAGCTTCAATCTCGGCTTCACCGCCCTTCACTTCACCGATGGCTGGTCGCTCTATCAGTTCATCGCACTGTGCTATTTCATCGGCGTCCTCATCGCGCTCAGGATCGTGCGCTCGCCGGTGGGCGCGATTCTGAGCGCAATCCGGGATAATCCGCTGCGCGCCACCGCGGTCGGCCACAACATCCACGGCTACAAGATGACCGCTTTCGTGATCGCCGCCGCTTACGCCGGCTTCGCCGGCGGCTTGCTCGGCGTGCTCCAGGCTTTCATGCCGCCCGACGCCTTCACCTTCGATACCTCCGGCCAGCTCGTGATGCAGACCGCCATTGGCGGCCGGGGCACCTTGTTCGGGCCGCTGGTCGGCGCAACCGTCTGGCTATTCCTGCAGGATTTCCTGCAGTCCGCGCTGGGCCTCGGCGCAGCCTGGAAGTTGGTGCTGGGCGTCGTGTTCGTGCTGCTCGTCTGCTTCCTGCGCGGTGGTATCGTCGGCGGTCTCGTGGACCTCTACGGCCTCGTATTCGGCAAACGAACGCGGAAGGACGAGGAGACGGAACAAGAGGCTCGGATCGAAGCCGCGCAAGAGGCCCCACCTGCACCGATGCAGGCGAAAGCAGTCGAGCACCCCGCCTATTCCGGACCGATCCTGAAAGCGACGGGTCTCACCAAACGCTATGGCGGCCTCGTCGCCAACAGCGACATCGATTTCAGCGTCAATCAGGGCGAACTGCGCGGCATCATCGGCCCCAACGGCGCCGGCAAATCGACCTTCTTCAAGATGCTGACCTGCGAGATCGCGCCGACCTCGGGCCAGATCGTGTTCGAGGGATGCGACATCACGGGCCTGAAGGTGACCGAGGTTTGCCAGCTCGGGCTGACCAAGAGCTACCAGGTCAACCAGCTCTTCACCGGGCTGACGGTGCGGCAGAACCTGACCATCGCCGCGCTCGCCGAGCTGCGCGGCAAGTTCCGGCTCGACCTGTTCCGCACGCTCGCCGGCGTCAAGGGCCTGTCGGAGCAGGTGGAGCACACGCTCGCTTTGGTGAACCTGACCCGCCGCGCCGACACGCCCGTGTCCGAGCTCGCTTATGGCGAAAAGCGCAGGCTGGAAATCGGGCTGGCGCTCGCCACCTCGCCGCGTCTGCTGCTGCTGGATGAGCCGCTCGCCGGCATGAGCCCGCGCGAGCGGGTCGAGACCGTCAGGCTGCTCAAATCGATCGCGCGTGGCCGCACCATGATCATCATCGACCACGACATGGATTCACTGTTCGAGCTGGTTGAGCGCGTCACCGTGCTGCAGGAGGGGCGCGTGCTGGTCTCCGGCACGCCCGAGGAAATCAAGACCAACGCCGCGGTGCAGGAAGCCTATCTCGGCGGTGTTCACGGAGAGATCGCGGCATGA
- a CDS encoding branched-chain amino acid ABC transporter permease gives MISWPNFVSQLFNGLALGALLALISSGLTIIYGTLGVLNLAHGAMFMIGGYAGFVAFQYTDSFILAVLAGSLFVMLLGVVMERTIIRHFYHRPHEDQLLVTFGLGICFVEIIRLIFSSQSQLVPPPAMLQGITNLGFMFYPTYRLAVVGIVAIALGALFIVLYRTRLGMIVRAGIEDSVMVDSLGINVYRVFMVVFGIGAMAAGFAGIVNAPVVSLTPGIGDDILVQTFVVVVIGGVGSFPGAILGGLIAGEIISVTSMFNPGYAYVMLFAAMALVLVVRPHGLLGVQGRE, from the coding sequence ATGATTAGTTGGCCCAATTTCGTTTCGCAGCTGTTCAACGGCCTGGCACTTGGGGCGCTTCTCGCCCTGATCAGTTCCGGACTGACGATCATCTACGGCACCCTCGGCGTGCTGAACCTCGCTCACGGCGCGATGTTCATGATCGGTGGCTATGCCGGCTTCGTCGCCTTCCAGTACACCGACTCGTTCATCCTCGCCGTCCTCGCCGGCTCTTTGTTCGTGATGCTGCTGGGCGTTGTAATGGAACGAACCATCATTCGCCATTTCTATCATCGACCGCACGAGGACCAGTTGCTCGTCACCTTCGGGCTCGGGATCTGCTTTGTCGAGATCATCCGCCTGATCTTCTCCAGCCAGTCGCAGCTGGTGCCGCCGCCGGCGATGCTCCAGGGCATCACGAATCTCGGCTTCATGTTCTATCCGACCTACCGCCTCGCCGTGGTCGGCATCGTCGCGATCGCGCTCGGCGCGCTGTTCATCGTCCTCTACCGGACCCGGCTCGGCATGATCGTGCGGGCCGGCATCGAGGATTCGGTGATGGTGGATTCGCTCGGAATTAACGTCTATCGCGTCTTCATGGTGGTGTTCGGCATCGGCGCGATGGCCGCCGGCTTTGCCGGCATCGTCAACGCTCCGGTGGTGTCGCTGACACCGGGCATCGGTGACGACATCCTGGTCCAGACCTTCGTGGTGGTGGTGATCGGCGGCGTCGGCTCGTTCCCCGGCGCGATCCTTGGCGGCCTGATCGCCGGCGAGATCATCAGCGTCACCTCCATGTTCAACCCCGGCTACGCCTATGTGATGCTGTTTGCGGCGATGGCGCTCGTGCTCGTGGTACGACCGCATGGCCTGCTCGGCGTGCAGGGCCGCGAATAA